A window of the Agrococcus jejuensis genome harbors these coding sequences:
- a CDS encoding transglycosylase domain-containing protein, with protein MSPRSSVRHAPGSFLGSLVGLVGFSVVVGLLVSATVVPGVAVASSTANSGIDVFESLPDFVQIDEQSEVSTIYGRDAAQQPVPIAQFYSQNRQIVSLADAGRWAPLAAIAGEDARFYEHGGVDVISVVRALSPGGDGGASSLTMQLVRQQIVEVACAIVDPATGARQDEELCANQTTDSYGRKLQEMRFAIGLEQRYTKNEILAAYLNIANYGDATYGIQAAAQRYFSVNANQLTIAQAASLLATVQYPTNLNLSQPANYAANQERRDYVIQRMHTVGYITDAQRDEALAIPVDDAFVQPRELQSGCMASYYGSTGFFCDYVTQLLRNPQPDGSYILGADRDAAQRTLALGGLQISTSIDVTLNEAVQVSLDANVPLTETRLQYGGAVTQLEVSTGRILAMAQNRDYDNTESFDPATETGVNYNVDRAYGGGEGFQPGSGYKIFTLAAWIEAGYSVNTSLDTRRMPRDVLTCEGARQEYDPNNNEGFSSARQNVVGIFVNSMNTGVTEMGTRVSVCQVQDAATRMGTTPANQDAYDTHYPSWFIGTGGTVTPMAMANAFQTIANGGVHCAPRAIDGIVARDGTEIAVPPLDCEQALTPEVASVMQFVLQEVTNRNPKNNPAGTAPVISKTGTSDAVRQTWVNGASSTVATSVWIGNIVGEVNIFELGGRAMWDRRSVVFTDVMEAALARYPGGAFQTPDAATLRGNAVPLPNVAGQTPDEARATLEGAGFTVVVGSTVAGAQEAGRIEYSSPGADALVLPQTSVTLLVSDGSLFTPPEAAIPSLEGMTLDAAGAAMGAAGFDAANLQVTWARADPASRCIVLDQNPDSGTGGPPTSPVSIVVGSDRDGPDPTC; from the coding sequence GGCGCAGCAGCCCGTGCCGATCGCCCAGTTCTACAGCCAGAACCGGCAGATCGTGTCGCTCGCGGATGCGGGACGCTGGGCGCCGCTCGCCGCGATCGCCGGCGAGGACGCCCGCTTCTACGAGCACGGCGGCGTCGACGTCATCTCGGTCGTGCGCGCGCTCTCGCCGGGCGGCGACGGCGGCGCCTCGAGCCTCACGATGCAGCTCGTGCGCCAGCAGATCGTCGAGGTGGCATGCGCCATCGTCGACCCCGCCACGGGTGCGCGGCAGGACGAGGAGCTCTGCGCGAACCAGACCACCGACTCGTACGGTCGCAAGCTGCAGGAGATGCGCTTCGCGATCGGCCTCGAGCAGCGCTACACGAAGAACGAGATCCTCGCCGCCTACCTCAACATCGCGAACTACGGAGATGCCACCTACGGCATCCAGGCGGCGGCGCAGCGCTACTTCAGCGTGAACGCGAACCAGCTGACGATCGCGCAGGCCGCCTCGCTGCTCGCCACCGTGCAGTACCCGACGAACCTCAACCTCTCGCAGCCCGCCAACTACGCGGCGAACCAGGAGCGTCGCGACTACGTCATCCAGCGCATGCACACGGTGGGATACATCACCGACGCGCAGCGCGACGAGGCGCTCGCGATCCCCGTCGACGACGCGTTCGTGCAGCCGCGCGAGCTGCAGTCGGGCTGCATGGCCTCGTACTACGGCTCGACGGGCTTCTTCTGCGACTACGTCACGCAGCTGCTGCGCAACCCGCAGCCCGACGGCAGCTACATCCTCGGCGCCGACCGCGACGCGGCGCAGCGCACCCTCGCGCTCGGCGGCCTGCAGATCTCCACGTCGATCGACGTCACGCTCAACGAGGCGGTGCAGGTGTCGCTCGACGCGAACGTGCCGCTCACCGAGACGCGGCTGCAGTACGGCGGCGCCGTGACGCAGCTGGAGGTGTCGACCGGCCGCATCCTCGCGATGGCGCAGAACCGCGACTACGACAACACCGAGTCGTTCGACCCCGCGACCGAGACGGGCGTCAACTACAACGTCGACCGCGCGTACGGCGGTGGCGAGGGATTCCAGCCGGGCTCGGGCTACAAGATCTTCACCCTCGCGGCGTGGATCGAGGCCGGGTACTCGGTCAACACCTCCCTCGACACCCGCAGGATGCCGCGCGACGTGCTCACGTGCGAGGGAGCACGCCAGGAGTACGACCCGAACAACAACGAGGGCTTCTCGTCGGCGCGGCAGAACGTCGTCGGCATCTTCGTCAACTCGATGAACACCGGCGTCACCGAGATGGGCACGCGCGTCTCGGTGTGCCAGGTGCAGGACGCCGCGACGCGCATGGGCACGACGCCGGCGAACCAGGACGCGTACGACACCCACTACCCGTCGTGGTTCATCGGCACCGGCGGCACCGTCACGCCCATGGCGATGGCGAACGCGTTCCAGACGATCGCCAACGGCGGCGTGCACTGCGCCCCGCGCGCGATCGACGGCATCGTGGCGCGCGACGGCACCGAGATCGCCGTGCCGCCGCTCGACTGCGAGCAGGCGCTCACGCCCGAGGTCGCCTCGGTCATGCAGTTCGTGCTGCAGGAGGTCACGAACCGCAACCCGAAGAACAACCCGGCGGGCACCGCTCCGGTGATCTCGAAGACCGGCACGAGCGACGCCGTGCGGCAGACGTGGGTCAACGGCGCGTCGTCGACCGTCGCGACGAGCGTGTGGATCGGCAACATCGTGGGCGAGGTGAACATCTTCGAGCTCGGCGGGCGCGCGATGTGGGACCGTCGCTCGGTCGTGTTCACCGACGTCATGGAGGCGGCGCTCGCGCGCTACCCGGGTGGCGCGTTCCAGACGCCGGATGCCGCGACGCTGCGCGGCAACGCCGTGCCGCTGCCGAACGTCGCAGGGCAGACGCCCGACGAGGCACGCGCGACGCTCGAGGGCGCCGGCTTCACGGTCGTCGTCGGCTCGACGGTGGCGGGTGCGCAGGAGGCGGGGCGCATCGAGTACTCCTCGCCGGGCGCGGATGCGCTCGTGCTGCCGCAGACCTCGGTCACGCTGCTCGTGAGCGACGGCTCGCTCTTCACTCCACCCGAAGCCGCGATCCCATCGCTCGAGGGCATGACGCTCGACGCCGCCGGCGCCGCGATGGGCGCCGCGGGCTTCGACGCGGCGAACCTGCAGGTGACGTGGGCGCGCGCCGATCCCGCCTCGCGCTGCATCGTGCTCGACCAGAACCCGGATTCGGGCACGGGCGGCCCACCGACCTCGCCGGTGTCGATCGTCGTGGGATCGGATCGCGACGGGCCGGACCCCACCTGCTGA
- a CDS encoding GntR family transcriptional regulator — MVEKLDRESATPLYIQLADVIRAKIQRGDWQPDQRIPSENELNQLYGISRMTARQVLARLVDEGLLFRVQGKGTFVSRSKISTRSPSYQGIREQLEQQGYATDTELLGQRLEPASTRVAQALDIPTGTPTFIVRRLRRVDGTPISVHESHVPESLAPGVLERDLVAEQLCTVLDRDFGLRMTKVLETLETAAASANDAKLLAVHEGTPILQLEQRISSPAGKPFEFTRIRFRGDMVRLEFTYDV; from the coding sequence ATGGTCGAGAAGCTCGATCGGGAGTCGGCGACCCCGCTCTACATCCAGCTCGCCGACGTCATCCGCGCCAAGATCCAGCGCGGCGACTGGCAGCCCGACCAGCGCATCCCCTCGGAGAACGAGCTCAACCAGCTCTACGGCATCAGCCGCATGACGGCACGCCAGGTGCTCGCCCGCCTCGTCGACGAGGGCCTCCTCTTCCGCGTCCAGGGCAAGGGCACGTTCGTGTCGCGCTCGAAGATCTCCACGCGCTCCCCCTCGTACCAGGGCATCCGCGAGCAGCTCGAGCAGCAGGGCTACGCCACCGACACCGAGCTGCTCGGCCAGCGCCTCGAGCCCGCGTCGACGCGCGTCGCGCAGGCGCTCGACATCCCCACGGGCACGCCCACGTTCATCGTGCGCCGCTTGCGCCGCGTCGACGGCACCCCCATCAGCGTGCACGAGTCGCACGTGCCCGAGTCGCTCGCCCCCGGCGTGCTCGAGCGCGACCTCGTCGCCGAGCAGCTCTGCACCGTGCTCGACCGCGACTTCGGCCTGCGCATGACGAAGGTGCTCGAGACGCTCGAGACCGCCGCGGCGTCGGCGAACGACGCCAAGCTGCTCGCCGTGCACGAGGGCACGCCGATCCTGCAGCTCGAGCAGCGGATCTCGTCGCCGGCCGGCAAGCCGTTCGAGTTCACGCGCATCCGCTTCCGCGGCGACATGGTGCGGCTCGAGTTCACGTACGACGTGTAG